Below is a genomic region from Neorhodopirellula lusitana.
CATGACTCCGGATTGAGCACAAACGACCACGTTGTCGCTCAAGGCGATGTGATCCTTCAGGCCCACTTGGCCCGCCAGTACAACGTAGTCGCCTGTCGAGCAGCTGCCCGCGACGCCGACTTGGCTGCAGATCAGATTGTGTTTCCCGATTTGGCAATTGTGGGCGATCATGACTTGGTTGTCGATCTTGGTGCCTTCGCCGATCAGCGTGGCGCCGTAAGTGCCGCGATCGATCGTGACCGCCGCGCCTACCTCGACGTCGTTTTCAATTTTGACGTAGCCCAACTGAGCCGTCGGCACGTGTTTGCCTTCAATGTTGCGATACCCGAAACCGTGGGCTCCGATGACGGTTCCCGCATGCAACACGACGCGGTCGCCCAGTTGAGTGAACGAGTACAGGGTGACGCCTGGGTGCAAGACGCAGTTCGCGCCCACCGTGCAACCGGCGGCGATTGAAACGCCTGCGTGAATCTGGCTGCCCGGTCCGATCTTTACCCCAGCACCGATCGACGCGCCGGAGCTGAGTTGAACTGATGGGTGGATTTGGGCGGATGAATGGACGCCGGTGCCGGGAACGCTTTGTTCCATCGGCGGCCGGAAATGCAGAATGATGTTGGTGAACGCGGCGTGTGGGTCGGCCGTGACAAGTTGCCAGGCTGGCCCCTCGTTGCCGATTTGTTCCGCCGTGATTTCGATAGGCGTGATCACCACCAAAGCTTGGCAACCGCGAACGGCGTCGATATTCTTCGCCTGGTCAACCAGCGTGACTTCCCCTGCCACGGCTTCGATCGGTGGGGCTGCGCCGGAGCAAAACGATGTTGACGGATCGGTGGTCTGCGGCGATGCGTTGCCGACCAAGGGGAGCAATTGTCCACCGGTGTGTTCCACCAATTCGGCTAGCGTTAGCCGAGTAGTGTCGCCTTCGTAGGTGGACGTCGCGTGTACAGTTGTCATGCCGTGAATCCCTCAAGCTAATCCGTGCTTTTTACAGACTCGCTTGTACTGTTTCACAGCGTTCCACTGCAACGCTAAAGTTTGACCGCTACGCCGGAAACCACGTCCCACCGGCCAGGCGACCGTGTGATTGTCGCCTTTTAGTGGTTTTATAGGACCGATTGCCCGGGAAACCGCCGCCTCTCAAGCGTGGCCGCTCAGCAAGCTTACGCCGATTCCGTGCCCGCTTTCTTGCCTCGCATGACAAATCCGGCGATCACCGCGATCGAGTAAACGACCAAAATCGTGATCACGGTCGGGAACGCAGCCTTGTTATTCGGGTCGATCGCCTTGTCGTACAT
It encodes:
- the lpxD gene encoding UDP-3-O-(3-hydroxymyristoyl)glucosamine N-acyltransferase; protein product: MTTVHATSTYEGDTTRLTLAELVEHTGGQLLPLVGNASPQTTDPSTSFCSGAAPPIEAVAGEVTLVDQAKNIDAVRGCQALVVITPIEITAEQIGNEGPAWQLVTADPHAAFTNIILHFRPPMEQSVPGTGVHSSAQIHPSVQLSSGASIGAGVKIGPGSQIHAGVSIAAGCTVGANCVLHPGVTLYSFTQLGDRVVLHAGTVIGAHGFGYRNIEGKHVPTAQLGYVKIENDVEVGAAVTIDRGTYGATLIGEGTKIDNQVMIAHNCQIGKHNLICSQVGVAGSCSTGDYVVLAGQVGLKDHIALSDNVVVCAQSGVMDDLSAGVYMGSPATLLREEMQVVAGQRRLPEMRRELKKLKQQVEALTQMAERSLGMAASDDQITTDQTTETPTVAKHTKAA